A window of Carassius carassius chromosome 44, fCarCar2.1, whole genome shotgun sequence contains these coding sequences:
- the LOC132126241 gene encoding uncharacterized protein LOC132126241, with amino-acid sequence MLQLALEKLKPTFSVPPRCFMVDKDQAEINAIRKVFNESDVLLCWYHVTQAVTRWLSRSESGVSGPEKADSRAHIMQLMSELKSCSTEHEFKKKAEMFHCQFKNLKDVCKYFRNHWEPIGPLWSNFGRCYKHGDSETNNLIERFFHRLKYQFLCGIRNRRLDHLIDVLLNKTDKYFNIIQDLQSAGRVFNPLECKMEEIKKSAQRMLDNGWATAVTAASTETYIYNDTPSVSPQPA; translated from the exons GTGCTTTATGGTTGATAAAGACCAGGCTGAAATCAATGCTATCCGTAAGGTGTTCAACGAGTCAGATGTTCTCCTTTGTTGGTACCATGTAACCCAA GCAGTAACACGTTGGCTGTCAAGATCTGAATCTGGTGTGAGTGGACCTGAAAAGGCAGATTCGAGAGCGCACATTATGCAGTTAATGTCGGAGCTGAAATCCTGTTCCACG GAACATGAATTCAAGAAAAAAGCTGAGATGTTTCATTGCCAGTTTAAGAACTTAAAAGATGTCTGCAAGTACTTTAGGAACCACTGGGAGCCAATTGGTCCTCTGTGGTCTAACTTTGGAAGATGTTATAAGCATGGAGACTCTGAAACAAACAATCTAATAGAACg CTTCTTCCACCGTTTAAAATACCAATTCCTCTGTGGCATCCGGAATCGTAGATTGGATCATTTGATTGATGTGCTATTGAACAAGACTGACAAGTACTTCAACATAATACAGGATTTGCAGTCTGCTGGGAGAgtctttaaccctctggaatGTAAAATGGAAGAAATAAAGAAGTCTGCTCAGAGGATGCTAGACAACGGTTGGGCCACAGCAGTTACTGCAGCTTCAACagaaacatacatatacaat GATACTCCGTCTG TATCGCCTCAGCCCGCTtag